A window of the Bacteroides thetaiotaomicron VPI-5482 genome harbors these coding sequences:
- the miaA gene encoding tRNA (adenosine(37)-N6)-dimethylallyltransferase MiaA — translation MPTLIVLIGPTGVGKTELSLRLAENFHTSIVSADSRQLYAELKIGTAAPTPDQLKRVPHYLVGTLHLTDYYSAAQYEQEAMEILHQLFTEHEVVVLTGGSMMYVDAICKGIDDIPTVDAETRQVMLQKYEEEGLEQLCAELRLLDPDYYRIVDLKNPKRVIHALEICYMTGKTYTSFRTQQKKERPFRILKIGLTRDREELYDRINRRVDQMMEEGLLDEVRSVLSYRHLNSLNTVGYKELFKYLDGEWELPFAIEKIKQNSRIYSRKQMTWFKRDEEIRWFHPEQETEILEYLRLQNLTHLPSLDTF, via the coding sequence ATGCCCACTCTCATTGTTTTAATCGGACCTACAGGAGTAGGAAAAACAGAATTAAGCCTGCGACTGGCGGAGAACTTTCACACCAGCATTGTCTCCGCTGATTCGAGACAACTTTATGCTGAATTAAAAATAGGAACGGCGGCTCCTACCCCGGATCAATTAAAACGTGTGCCTCACTATCTGGTAGGCACTCTTCATCTTACCGATTATTACAGCGCCGCTCAATATGAGCAGGAAGCGATGGAAATCCTCCATCAATTATTCACAGAACATGAGGTAGTAGTACTTACTGGTGGATCAATGATGTATGTAGATGCCATCTGCAAGGGGATTGACGACATCCCTACCGTTGATGCTGAAACACGTCAGGTGATGCTGCAAAAGTATGAGGAAGAAGGATTGGAGCAACTTTGTGCAGAGCTCCGTTTATTAGATCCGGACTACTATCGCATCGTAGACCTGAAAAACCCAAAACGGGTGATTCATGCATTGGAAATCTGTTACATGACCGGAAAGACATATACATCTTTCCGCACCCAACAGAAAAAGGAACGCCCTTTCCGCATTCTTAAGATCGGATTAACCCGTGACAGAGAAGAACTGTATGACCGCATTAATCGTCGTGTAGACCAAATGATGGAGGAAGGATTACTGGACGAAGTACGTTCCGTACTCTCCTACCGGCATCTAAACTCTCTTAATACCGTAGGTTACAAAGAACTGTTCAAATATCTGGACGGAGAATGGGAACTCCCTTTCGCTATCGAAAAGATCAAGCAAAATTCACGCATTTATTCACGCAAACAGATGACATGGTTCAAAAGGGATGAAGAAATACGCTGGTTCCATCCGGAACAAGAAACGGAGATACTTGAGTACCTCCGTCTACAAAATCTGACTCATTTACCCAGTTTGGATACCTTCTGA
- a CDS encoding M56 family metallopeptidase: MHIFFLIYMLKTALCLSVFYLFYRFWLSKETFHRFNRMVLIGLILVAFVIPSLKVSQNFHLPQIEQVFERLNIPEEETEQEHDLQKMEQVTTTTLHTQLEKERSDCTILTLGNLGFLYLGGALLLLLRYIFSIACIYRLIRNSEKKCWKGKIRLVVHQQNVAPFSWRHYIVLSRQDLEEYGEEIIAHEYAHIMHKHFRDLLLAEICLLFQWFNPAMWLFRKELKTVHEFEADESVLKAGIDAKKYQLLLIQKTVGTRLYSMVNSFDHSSLKKRITMMLKKKSNPWKLSKYLIVFPLAAITAVLFARPNLLNMNNQEGNAFIQDTLDVRHFEEILVSKSYAESDTVQIIEIDTLKMHIPVGYAGWSISESSSDDNVISYRKGVYQKEKGILRLSSTTPWTESDLADFVHRVKKGMLKSLNELYGVKKQQNAHPALAHEVKTSHTVKCIYYVKDFFKIYCTDGGTGHDGQLILLDGKEISYQQLKSLSPDDLLHDVWEILPESTNLESKFGSKAKKGIWVLASKKNPSYLEEFEKKLAEN; this comes from the coding sequence ATGCACATTTTCTTCCTCATATATATGTTGAAAACAGCGCTTTGTCTGTCTGTTTTTTATTTATTCTACCGCTTTTGGCTAAGCAAGGAGACATTTCATCGATTCAACCGGATGGTGTTGATCGGACTTATATTGGTTGCATTTGTCATTCCTTCGCTCAAAGTTTCACAGAACTTCCATTTACCACAGATTGAACAAGTGTTTGAACGTCTGAATATTCCGGAAGAAGAAACGGAGCAAGAACATGATTTGCAGAAAATGGAGCAGGTCACAACAACTACGTTACATACACAATTAGAGAAAGAAAGGTCTGATTGCACTATTTTGACCCTTGGCAATTTGGGATTTCTGTATCTGGGTGGAGCATTGCTGTTATTGTTGCGTTACATATTTTCCATAGCATGTATATACCGTTTGATTCGTAACAGTGAGAAGAAGTGTTGGAAAGGAAAAATCAGATTGGTGGTCCATCAGCAAAATGTGGCACCGTTTAGTTGGAGACACTATATTGTGCTATCCCGGCAGGACTTGGAGGAGTATGGCGAAGAAATTATAGCTCATGAGTATGCGCATATCATGCACAAACATTTCCGGGACCTATTATTGGCGGAGATTTGCCTTTTGTTCCAGTGGTTTAATCCTGCAATGTGGCTATTCAGAAAAGAATTGAAAACTGTACATGAGTTTGAAGCAGATGAATCAGTTCTGAAAGCAGGGATTGATGCAAAGAAATATCAGCTTTTATTAATTCAAAAGACTGTTGGAACAAGGCTGTATTCTATGGTGAATAGTTTTGATCACAGTTCACTTAAAAAACGTATTACTATGATGTTGAAGAAAAAATCAAATCCTTGGAAATTATCAAAATACTTGATAGTATTTCCGTTGGCAGCTATTACAGCTGTTCTTTTTGCCCGTCCGAATCTTCTGAATATGAATAATCAGGAGGGAAATGCATTCATACAGGATACATTGGATGTGAGACATTTCGAAGAGATTCTGGTTTCTAAGAGTTATGCAGAATCGGACACTGTACAAATTATAGAAATCGATACTCTAAAAATGCATATCCCTGTGGGATATGCAGGATGGTCAATTTCGGAATCAAGTTCTGATGATAATGTCATCAGTTATCGGAAAGGTGTTTACCAAAAGGAGAAAGGAATACTACGTTTGTCTTCCACTACTCCGTGGACAGAAAGTGACTTGGCGGATTTTGTTCATCGGGTAAAAAAAGGAATGCTTAAATCGTTGAATGAACTCTATGGAGTTAAAAAGCAGCAGAACGCTCATCCTGCACTTGCTCATGAAGTGAAGACCTCTCATACTGTGAAGTGCATTTATTATGTGAAGGATTTCTTTAAGATTTATTGTACGGATGGAGGAACCGGGCATGATGGACAGCTTATTCTTTTGGATGGAAAAGAAATTTCTTACCAGCAGTTGAAGAGCTTATCTCCGGATGATCTGTTGCATGATGTATGGGAAATTTTGCCGGAGTCGACGAATCTGGAATCTAAGTTTGGTAGTAAAGCCAAGAAAGGCATTTGGGTGTTGGCATCTAAAAAGAATCCTTCCTATTTGGAGGAGTTTGAGAAGAAATTGGCAGAGAACTAA
- a CDS encoding M56 family metallopeptidase, producing MGFFFVYILKSGVCLSLFYLFYRLLLSKETFYRFNRIALLGILVFSLLLPLIEVTKAPQNEINQAVLTIEQLLVMAENHQETQVTTVVEGDDLVDTWRSPVHWIEIVLLFYIAGIFFLVCRNVYSLFRLVRLMNTAQRRQIDKHTVLLVHDRNVAPFSWMKFVVISRTDLEENGREILIHECAHIRKHHSWDLLIADICIFFQWFNPGAWLLKQELQNIHEYEADEAVINEGINARDYQLLLIKKAVGTRLYSMANSFNHSKLKKRITMMLKEKSNPWARLKYLYVLPLAAIAVTAFARPEISEKADEISAVKVNDLAAIVEAKVEEITKDVLKDSLKAKPYVVPEKSKMYGGRWVSKDSSIVYSADSVVIFNDSVASKRSSVVLYGGRFERISESNKPLILVDGKEVSKDTLYSIMNDEANPNRIKTVSILRSDAALSIYGEKGKHGVYDIELLPNADNHFRITKTQAKFKTKTGSFPKLNSVPGIGGLPIRGVYDGEEPLVVIDGKEVLEPNALSKISPDRIKSFSVLKSEAALEAYGEKAKNGVILIDLLSEEEYEDIKKNPQRPYNNAWEMAMNIHDNKVVPTGKVLFFIDGKEASEEELKNIPANEVRGVSRIDNSGEGETTIRVETERNSDKWVLASGIVMDKEGKPMEGVTITMYGTSSSTKTDATGHFELKTPKDASLQISRGEKVLFRTKAAKDIKIVLDK from the coding sequence ATGGGATTCTTTTTCGTCTATATACTAAAATCGGGGGTGTGCCTGTCATTGTTTTATTTGTTTTACAGGCTGCTGTTGAGTAAAGAAACGTTCTACCGTTTTAACCGGATTGCGTTGTTGGGCATTCTCGTGTTTTCTTTGTTGCTTCCGCTGATTGAAGTGACCAAGGCGCCGCAGAATGAAATAAATCAGGCAGTACTGACAATTGAACAACTACTTGTTATGGCAGAGAATCATCAGGAAACCCAGGTGACAACAGTAGTGGAAGGAGATGATTTGGTAGATACGTGGAGAAGCCCAGTGCATTGGATAGAAATAGTTCTTCTATTTTATATAGCGGGCATATTTTTCCTTGTTTGCCGGAATGTCTATTCTTTATTCCGTCTTGTTCGGTTAATGAATACGGCGCAACGGAGACAGATAGATAAACATACTGTTTTGTTGGTTCATGACCGGAATGTGGCACCCTTCAGTTGGATGAAGTTTGTTGTGATTTCACGAACTGATTTGGAGGAGAACGGACGTGAAATACTGATTCACGAATGTGCGCATATCAGAAAGCACCATTCTTGGGACTTGCTCATAGCAGATATCTGTATATTCTTTCAGTGGTTTAATCCTGGAGCGTGGTTATTGAAACAGGAATTGCAGAATATCCATGAATACGAAGCCGACGAAGCGGTCATTAATGAGGGTATAAACGCTAGAGATTATCAATTATTATTAATAAAAAAAGCCGTTGGCACAAGGCTCTACTCTATGGCCAACAGCTTTAATCACAGTAAACTTAAGAAACGTATCACTATGATGTTAAAAGAAAAATCAAATCCTTGGGCGCGTTTGAAATACTTATATGTACTTCCGTTGGCTGCTATTGCAGTAACCGCTTTTGCCCGTCCCGAAATCTCTGAAAAGGCTGACGAGATTTCTGCCGTCAAAGTTAATGATTTGGCTGCAATTGTAGAAGCAAAAGTGGAAGAAATCACCAAAGATGTGCTGAAAGACTCCCTGAAAGCTAAGCCCTATGTAGTGCCTGAGAAATCAAAAATGTATGGAGGACGTTGGGTTTCTAAGGATTCATCGATTGTATATTCAGCAGATTCAGTTGTAATATTCAATGATTCCGTTGCTTCCAAGCGAAGTTCGGTTGTTTTATATGGTGGCCGTTTTGAACGGATATCGGAATCAAATAAGCCTCTTATATTGGTAGATGGTAAGGAAGTATCTAAAGATACATTGTATTCGATAATGAATGATGAAGCCAACCCGAATCGAATAAAGACTGTGTCTATATTACGTAGCGATGCGGCTCTTTCTATCTATGGCGAGAAAGGAAAACATGGTGTTTATGATATTGAATTACTGCCGAATGCGGATAACCACTTTCGAATTACTAAAACTCAGGCTAAATTTAAGACTAAAACCGGATCATTTCCTAAACTGAACTCTGTCCCTGGCATTGGCGGACTTCCCATTCGTGGTGTATATGATGGTGAGGAACCACTAGTAGTGATTGACGGTAAAGAAGTTTTGGAACCTAATGCTTTGTCTAAGATTTCTCCGGATCGTATAAAAAGCTTTTCTGTCTTGAAATCAGAGGCTGCTTTGGAGGCTTATGGTGAGAAGGCGAAGAATGGAGTGATTTTGATAGACTTGCTTTCTGAGGAGGAATATGAAGACATTAAAAAGAATCCGCAACGTCCCTATAACAATGCTTGGGAGATGGCAATGAATATCCACGATAATAAAGTTGTTCCTACAGGAAAGGTATTATTCTTTATTGATGGTAAGGAAGCCTCGGAAGAAGAATTGAAAAATATTCCGGCAAATGAAGTGCGTGGAGTATCACGTATTGATAATAGCGGGGAGGGTGAAACTACGATCCGTGTTGAAACGGAAAGAAATTCGGATAAGTGGGTATTGGCTTCGGGTATTGTAATGGATAAGGAAGGAAAGCCTATGGAAGGAGTCACTATTACTATGTATGGAACTTCATCGTCTACAAAGACTGATGCAACTGGACACTTTGAGCTGAAAACTCCTAAAGACGCCTCTCTCCAGATTTCTCGGGGTGAGAAGGTGCTTTTCAGGACAAAAGCTGCAAAAGATATAAAAATCGTATTGGATAAATAA
- a CDS encoding M56 family metallopeptidase: protein MGIFLIYILKSAVCLSLFYLFYRLLLSKETFHRFNRIALLGILFLSLLIPFIEVTTAHQTELSQTVLTVEQLLMMAEAMDPAEVSVAQPEELSISWVQVLLLFYLVGIIFFACRNLYSLSRLLLLIKSGKRERLKGGVRLIVLEREVAPFSWMRYIVISRKDLEEDGREILIHEMAHIQNRHSIDLLVADICIFFQWFNPGIWLLKQELQNIHEYEADETVINEGIDAKDYQLLLIKKAVGTRLYSMANSFNHSKLKKRITMMLKEKSNPWARLKYLYVLPLATIAVTAFARPEISERVEEISAVKVNDLAAIVEAKVEEITKDVSNITSGDSLKKLVVTGDSILKEKGTISIYGEKGKNGVLATKLLPDEDNHFKITKTQAKIKPGMNTSVDKSKLMGTHIGGISTVDLRDKDVLVIIDGKESSRTVVDALDPSRIESISILDGKEATDIYGDKAKNGAMVIQLHSTAEQILQNKYKIDAISKTRLDALNRGSKNWGVTFHSVSGKKPLVYIDGKEAVGEEALSSVSPERIKSISVMKDKAAVEVYGERGKDGVVLVDLLTEEEYQNKQKFPKPAKVRTESESPKKSHFYMGGSHDEEWHVAQAKKKPLVIIDGKEALEEDAISKLAPDRIKNFTILKDKSATDIYGERGKNGVLIITLFTDAEYEFNKANPKKPYADALELAESMAKDVEGEIIYCIDDEKIKKSKLKGMSTKNIRSVSVNEMDGTKIVRLETDKYRSDWISVTGVVTDEEGKTIAATVLVKGTNDYTVADADGRFNLKAPKNGILRIADVNKSVAEVKVKPMLKVVLKDK from the coding sequence ATGGGAATCTTTCTTATCTATATTTTGAAATCGGCGGTTTGTCTGTCTTTATTTTATCTGTTTTACAGATTGTTGTTAAGTAAGGAAACATTCCATCGGTTCAACAGGATAGCCTTATTAGGGATATTATTTTTATCCCTGCTGATTCCCTTTATAGAGGTGACTACTGCTCATCAGACCGAATTGAGTCAGACCGTACTGACAGTTGAGCAACTATTGATGATGGCGGAAGCTATGGATCCCGCGGAGGTGTCGGTTGCACAGCCGGAGGAACTTTCCATTTCCTGGGTACAAGTTCTGTTGCTGTTTTATCTGGTTGGTATTATATTCTTTGCATGCCGTAATCTTTACTCTTTATCCCGTTTACTATTACTGATTAAATCGGGTAAACGGGAAAGGCTTAAAGGAGGAGTCAGACTGATTGTTCTGGAACGGGAGGTCGCTCCTTTCAGTTGGATGAGATATATCGTTATTTCCCGGAAAGATTTGGAAGAGGATGGACGCGAGATTCTGATTCATGAAATGGCACATATTCAGAATCGTCATTCCATCGATTTGTTGGTAGCTGATATCTGTATCTTTTTTCAATGGTTCAACCCCGGTATATGGCTGCTGAAACAGGAATTACAGAATATTCATGAATATGAAGCCGATGAAACAGTTATTAATGAAGGTATTGATGCGAAAGATTATCAGTTATTATTAATAAAAAAAGCCGTTGGCACAAGGCTCTACTCTATGGCCAACAGCTTTAATCACAGTAAACTTAAAAAACGTATCACTATGATGTTAAAAGAAAAATCGAATCCTTGGGCACGTTTGAAGTACTTGTATGTACTTCCGTTGGCAACTATTGCAGTAACCGCTTTTGCCCGTCCCGAAATCTCCGAAAGAGTTGAGGAGATTTCTGCAGTCAAAGTTAATGATTTGGCTGCAATTGTAGAAGCAAAAGTGGAAGAAATCACCAAAGATGTGTCGAATATTACTTCTGGAGATTCACTGAAAAAGTTGGTAGTCACGGGTGATTCAATATTGAAGGAGAAGGGAACAATATCTATTTATGGAGAAAAAGGAAAGAATGGGGTGTTGGCTACTAAACTACTGCCGGATGAAGATAATCATTTTAAAATAACCAAAACTCAAGCAAAAATAAAGCCGGGAATGAATACATCTGTAGATAAATCGAAACTTATGGGTACCCATATTGGGGGGATATCTACGGTGGATTTGCGAGATAAAGATGTATTGGTGATCATTGATGGTAAAGAATCTTCTCGTACTGTGGTAGATGCTTTAGATCCAAGTCGTATTGAAAGTATTTCTATATTAGATGGAAAAGAGGCTACAGATATTTATGGAGATAAAGCGAAAAACGGGGCTATGGTTATTCAGTTACATTCAACCGCAGAACAAATATTGCAGAATAAGTACAAGATTGATGCTATTTCAAAAACGAGATTAGATGCTCTCAATCGTGGAAGTAAGAATTGGGGTGTAACGTTTCATTCAGTAAGTGGTAAGAAGCCGTTAGTTTATATAGATGGCAAAGAAGCCGTTGGCGAAGAAGCTTTATCCAGTGTCTCTCCGGAACGTATTAAAAGTATATCTGTAATGAAAGACAAAGCAGCTGTAGAGGTTTATGGAGAGAGGGGGAAAGATGGAGTAGTTTTAGTTGATTTGTTGACGGAAGAAGAATATCAGAATAAACAAAAATTTCCAAAACCTGCAAAGGTAAGGACTGAGAGCGAATCACCTAAAAAATCACACTTTTATATGGGGGGATCTCATGATGAGGAATGGCATGTTGCTCAAGCTAAAAAAAAGCCTTTGGTTATTATTGACGGTAAAGAAGCATTGGAAGAAGATGCTATTTCCAAACTTGCTCCTGATCGTATTAAAAACTTTACTATATTGAAAGATAAATCAGCTACGGATATTTATGGGGAAAGAGGGAAAAATGGGGTGCTGATTATCACTTTGTTTACAGATGCGGAATATGAGTTTAATAAAGCTAATCCGAAAAAGCCTTATGCAGATGCTTTGGAATTGGCAGAAAGCATGGCAAAAGATGTAGAAGGAGAAATTATTTATTGTATAGACGATGAAAAGATTAAGAAGTCTAAATTGAAAGGTATGTCTACCAAAAATATAAGATCGGTGTCTGTAAATGAAATGGATGGAACAAAGATTGTAAGATTGGAAACCGATAAATATCGTTCTGATTGGATTTCTGTAACTGGAGTTGTGACTGATGAAGAAGGAAAAACGATTGCGGCTACTGTGTTAGTAAAAGGAACAAATGATTATACTGTAGCTGACGCAGATGGTCGTTTTAATTTGAAAGCGCCTAAAAATGGGATACTTCGGATTGCTGATGTCAATAAGTCTGTTGCTGAAGTGAAAGTAAAACCTATGCTTAAAGTAGTTTTGAAAGATAAATGA
- a CDS encoding IS1096 element passenger TnpR family protein, with amino-acid sequence MIYRFTIISDEVDDFVREIQIDPEATFLDFHEAILKSVGYTNDQMTSFFICDDDWEKEKEVTLEEMDDNPEMDSWIMKETTISELVEDEKQKLLYVFDYMTERCFFIELSEIITGKDMNGAKCTKKSGDAPPQTVDFEEMAAASGSLDLDENFYGDQDFDMEDFDQEGFDIGGNAGGSYEEEKF; translated from the coding sequence ATGATATACAGATTTACTATCATATCTGATGAAGTTGACGATTTTGTCAGAGAAATACAAATTGATCCGGAAGCTACATTTCTTGACTTCCATGAAGCAATACTGAAATCAGTAGGGTACACAAACGACCAGATGACCTCCTTCTTTATCTGCGATGATGATTGGGAAAAAGAAAAAGAAGTCACTTTGGAAGAAATGGACGACAATCCGGAAATGGATAGTTGGATAATGAAAGAGACTACTATCAGCGAACTGGTAGAAGATGAAAAGCAAAAATTGTTGTATGTATTCGACTACATGACAGAGCGTTGCTTCTTCATCGAATTGTCTGAAATCATCACCGGAAAAGATATGAATGGTGCCAAATGTACCAAGAAATCGGGTGATGCTCCGCCACAAACTGTAGATTTTGAAGAAATGGCTGCTGCAAGCGGTTCACTCGACCTGGACGAAAATTTCTATGGTGATCAGGACTTTGATATGGAAGATTTTGATCAGGAAGGCTTCGACATAGGTGGTAACGCGGGTGGCTCTTATGAAGAAGAGAAGTTTTAA
- a CDS encoding SPFH domain-containing protein: MNAKEFQYNDVVINGFVALFVNLAILPLLIVMSFILFKGSIVLFLLLILFLAAAILMIPGYFSQEPNEARAMVFFGKYKGTFTETGFFWVNPFMNKKKLSLRARNLDIEPIKVNDKIGNPILIGLVLVWKLKDTYKAMFEIDAQTMADNKGTGQMSVTVAGRMNAFEDFVRVQSDAALRQVAGLYAYDDNEANSDELTLRSGGDEINDQLEHQLNERLAMAGMEIVEARINYLAYAPEIAAVMLRRQQASAIISAREKIVEGAVSMVRMALHKLSEEEIVELDEDKKAAMVSNLLVVLCADEAAQPVVNTGTLNH, encoded by the coding sequence ATGAATGCAAAAGAATTTCAGTACAATGACGTGGTTATTAATGGGTTTGTAGCCTTGTTTGTTAATTTGGCGATACTGCCTCTTCTGATTGTGATGAGCTTTATCCTTTTTAAAGGAAGTATTGTTTTGTTCCTGCTGTTGATCCTCTTTCTTGCAGCAGCTATTCTGATGATTCCCGGATATTTTTCTCAGGAACCGAACGAAGCCCGGGCTATGGTATTCTTCGGAAAGTACAAGGGTACCTTTACCGAAACCGGTTTCTTTTGGGTGAATCCTTTTATGAATAAGAAAAAGCTCTCTTTGCGTGCCCGTAATCTGGATATAGAACCTATCAAGGTGAATGATAAGATTGGTAACCCCATTCTGATAGGACTGGTGCTTGTCTGGAAACTGAAGGATACGTATAAGGCCATGTTCGAAATCGATGCACAGACGATGGCGGATAATAAAGGAACCGGACAGATGAGCGTAACCGTTGCCGGACGAATGAATGCTTTTGAAGATTTTGTGCGTGTGCAGAGTGACGCTGCTCTCCGTCAGGTGGCAGGATTGTATGCTTACGATGATAACGAAGCGAATTCGGATGAATTGACATTGCGGAGCGGTGGCGATGAAATTAATGATCAGTTGGAACACCAGCTTAACGAACGTCTGGCGATGGCCGGAATGGAAATAGTGGAAGCCCGTATTAACTATCTGGCTTATGCTCCGGAGATTGCAGCCGTCATGTTGCGTCGTCAGCAGGCTTCGGCCATTATCAGTGCCCGTGAAAAGATTGTGGAGGGTGCCGTATCAATGGTACGTATGGCTTTGCATAAACTTTCTGAAGAAGAAATTGTTGAATTGGACGAGGACAAGAAGGCGGCGATGGTCAGCAATCTGCTTGTAGTTCTTTGTGCGGATGAGGCTGCACAGCCGGTAGTCAATACAGGTACGTTGAATCATTAA
- a CDS encoding Arc family DNA-binding protein: MAKKESSIKSFVLRVDAETMDAIEKWAADEFRSTNGQLQWIIAEALRKSGRLKKKSAKAGNAPSESSDQA; the protein is encoded by the coding sequence GTGGCTAAAAAAGAATCTTCAATAAAGAGTTTTGTTTTGCGTGTAGATGCCGAGACAATGGATGCCATCGAAAAATGGGCAGCCGATGAGTTTCGCAGTACCAACGGACAACTTCAGTGGATTATTGCCGAAGCGCTGAGAAAGAGCGGTCGGCTGAAAAAGAAATCCGCTAAGGCAGGGAATGCTCCGTCCGAATCTTCCGATCAGGCATAA
- the lpxA gene encoding acyl-ACP--UDP-N-acetylglucosamine O-acyltransferase, producing MVSPLAYIHPEAKIGENVEIAPFVFIDKNVVIGDNNKIMANVNILYGSRIGNGNTIFPGAVIGAVPQDLKFRGEESTAEIGDNNLIRENVTVNRGTAAKGRTIVGSNNLLMEGVHVAHDALIGNGCIIGNSTKMAGEIVIDDNAIISANVLMHQFCHVGSHVMIQGGCRFSKDIPPYIIAGREPIAFSGINIIGLRRRGFANEVIESIHNAYRIIYQSGLNTTDALKKIEDEVEKSPEIDYIINFIRNSERGIIK from the coding sequence ATGGTAAGTCCTCTAGCGTATATTCATCCCGAAGCTAAAATCGGAGAAAATGTAGAAATTGCGCCTTTTGTATTTATTGATAAAAACGTAGTTATTGGCGATAACAACAAGATTATGGCTAATGTGAACATCCTGTATGGTTCACGCATTGGTAATGGAAATACGATCTTTCCGGGTGCTGTTATCGGAGCAGTTCCACAGGACCTCAAGTTTCGTGGAGAAGAATCAACTGCTGAGATCGGAGACAATAATCTGATTCGTGAGAATGTTACAGTCAACCGTGGTACGGCAGCTAAAGGGCGTACCATTGTAGGAAGCAACAACTTATTAATGGAAGGGGTGCATGTAGCACACGATGCACTGATCGGTAACGGATGTATTATCGGCAACTCCACCAAGATGGCAGGTGAAATCGTTATTGACGACAATGCTATTATCAGTGCCAATGTATTAATGCATCAGTTCTGCCATGTAGGCAGCCATGTAATGATTCAGGGCGGATGCCGCTTCAGTAAAGATATCCCTCCTTATATCATTGCAGGACGTGAGCCCATAGCTTTCAGCGGTATCAACATTATCGGCCTTCGTCGCCGTGGTTTTGCCAATGAAGTAATCGAAAGTATTCATAACGCTTACCGTATCATTTACCAAAGCGGTCTGAATACAACAGATGCATTGAAGAAAATTGAAGATGAAGTTGAGAAGAGTCCGGAGATTGACTACATCATCAATTTCATCCGTAATTCAGAACGTGGTATTATTAAATAA
- a CDS encoding BlaI/MecI/CopY family transcriptional regulator, which produces MKGLTVKEEELMGYFWEKGPLFVKEMLAFYEEPKPHFNTLSTIVRGLEDKGFLAHHTFGNTYQYYPVVSEEDFRKGTLRNVISKYFNNSYLSAVSSLVKEEDISLDDLKRLINEVEQAHQK; this is translated from the coding sequence ATGAAAGGATTAACAGTAAAAGAAGAGGAATTGATGGGGTATTTCTGGGAGAAAGGCCCTTTGTTTGTGAAAGAAATGTTGGCTTTCTATGAGGAACCGAAGCCTCATTTCAATACGTTATCTACAATTGTTCGCGGGCTTGAAGATAAGGGATTCCTGGCTCATCATACTTTTGGGAATACTTATCAGTACTATCCCGTTGTCAGCGAAGAAGATTTTCGTAAAGGGACATTGCGGAATGTAATCAGCAAGTATTTCAATAATTCATATTTGAGCGCTGTTTCATCTCTGGTCAAAGAGGAGGATATTTCTTTGGATGACTTGAAAAGGCTTATAAACGAGGTGGAACAAGCTCATCAGAAATAA